GCTGCGCGAGGCGGTGGCGGGCCTCGACCTGCTCCCGGAGACCGTCGCGTCGTCGACCGTCGTCGGCGCGGTCTCCGCGTCCTCGGCGGCCGCGACCGGCATCACGCTCGGCGCGCGGGTGATCGCGGGCGCGATCGACGCGGTGGGCTCGGCGCTCGAGGCGGGCGTGCTCGCGCCGGGCGGCCCGCTCATCGAGATGACCGGGTTCTCCAGCGTGTCGATGCTCGCGGTCCCCTCCGGCACCGCCGTGCCCGGCTTCATCCACGCCCGGCACTGCGTGCCGGGGACCGACCTCCTCATCGCCGCGCAGGTGACGGCGGGGGCGACGGTGGACTGGGTGAACGCACTCGATCCCGCGCACGATCTGCGCGACGATCCCGCGCTCGCGACGCGCTCCCGCCCGTCTCGGCTCACCTTCGCGACCCCGCTCGCCGGCGAGCGCACACCGACGTGGAATCCGCGCGCCCGCGGCATCCTCGACGGGATCGACCTCGGGACCGACGGCGTCGAGCTGCTCCTCGCGGCGCTCGAGGGCAACGCCCTCGCCCTGGCCGGCGACGTCGTCGCGCTCGGCGCGCACGGGTATCCCGTGGCCGAGGTCCTCGCCACGGGCGGCGGCGCGCGGTCGGACCTCTGGCTGCAGATCAAGGCGGATGCGCTCGGGGTGCCGGTGCACCGTGCGGAGCGCGGCCACGGGGCGGCGCAGGGCGCCTCCTATCTCGCGGGTGCCGCGGCGGGGGAGTACCGGCTCGACGAGGTCGTGGCGGGAGGCGGGATCGAGACGACGTTCCATCCCGATCCCGACCGTCACGCCGCCTACCGCGCGAAGCTCGCGTGGGCGGATCGCATCGCCCGGCTGAACGCCGAGAGATGACCGGAGGGGGACGGCTCGGCCGTCCCCCTCCGGTCGACGGCGCCGGTCAGGCGCCCCAGCCCGCCGGGGCCCCGCCGACGCGCTCGGCCTCGATCCTCGCCTGGTAGCCCGAGGAGAGGTAGGCGGCCGTGGGATCCGCGGGAAGGCCGCGCGTCTCGCGCCACTGCGCGAGGGCGGGACGGACGTCGGTGTAGAACGCGTCCATGAAGACGGCGTTCGCGGCGAGCACGTCGCCCGAGACCTGCGCGGCGCGCAGGGACCCCTGATCGACGAGCAGCGCGCGCGCCGTCATCTCCTGCACGTTCAGGACGGAGCGGATCTGGCCGAGGATCTTGTTCTCGACGTTGTGGCACTGGTCGAGCATGAACGCCACGTCGGGGTTCGCGTAGCCGCCGCCGCGGACGACCTCGAAGAGGATGCGGAACAGCTGGAACGGGTCGGCCGCGCCCACGATGAGGTCGTCGTCGGCGTAGAAGCGCGAGTTGAAGTCGAACGAGCCGAGCCGGCCGAGGCGCAGCAGCTGCATGACGATGAACTCGATGTTGGTGCCCGGGGCGTGGTGGCCGGTGTCGAGGCACACCAGCGCGCGGTCGCCGAGCGTCGCCACCTGTGCGTAGGACGTGCCCCAGTCGGGGACGTCGGTGTGGTAGAACGCCGGCTCGAAGAACTTGTACTCGAGCACGAGGCGCTGGTCGTCCGAGAGCCGGGCGTAGATCTTCTGCAGCGACTCGTTCAGGCGGTCCTGACGCCCGCGGAGGTCGGCCTGGCCGGGATAGTTCGATCCGTCGGCGAGCCAGATCTTCAGGTCGCGCGAGCCCGTGGCATCCATCACGTCGATGCACGCGAAGTGGTGGTCGACGGCCTTCTGCCGGATCTTCGGGTCCTCGTGCGTGAGCGCGCCGAACCTGTAGTCGTCGTCCTGGAAGGTGTTGGAGTTGACGGTTCCGAGCGAGACGCCCAGGTCCTCCGCGTGGGCGCGCAGGCCGTCGAAGTCGTCGACGAGATCCCAGGGGATGTGGAGGGCCACGGAGGGGGCGAGCCCCGTGAGCCGGTTCACCTGGGCCGCGTCGGCGATCTTCTCGAAGGGGTCGCGCGGCGTGCCGGGCGTCGAGAACACCTTGAAACGGGTGCCGGAGTTGCCGAACGCCCAGGAGGGAAGCTCGATCGCCTGCTTCTCGAGCCGACGGAGGAGCTCGTCGTCCAGCACGACGGAGGAGGTGGAGGTCGTCATCGACGGTGGCCTTTCGTATTTGAAACGATTTAATCAATCGTCCGGCTCATCGTATGTACGATGAGCCGGAAGGTCAACCGGGAGGTGCGATGACGGTGAGCGTCAAGGACGTCGCCGCCGCGGCGGGGGTGTCGGCCGGGACGGTGTCGAACGCTCTCAACCATCCCGAACGCGTGGCGGAGGAGACCGTCGGGCGCGTGCGCCGGGCCATCCGCGACCTCGGATACGTGCGCAACGACGCCGCCCGCCAGCTGCGGGCGGGCAGCAGCCGCAGCATCGGGCTCATCGTGCTCGACATGCGCAACCCCTTCTACGCGGATGTCGCGCGCGGGGCGGACGGCCGCGCCGAGCGGGACGGGCTCTCCGTGCTCGTGTCCGACAGCGCACGCGACCGCGCGCGGGAGCGACGACTCGTGGACCTCTTCGCGGAGCAGCGGGCGAGCGGCGTCATCGCCACGCCGCTCACTCCCGACCTCGAGCCGTTCGAGCGCCTCGCGGCGCGCGGAGTCCCCGTCGTCCTCATCGACCACGACGGGGTCTCCGACGGGCTGTCGATCGTCTCGGCCGACGACCGGAAGGGCGGGCGTCTCGCGACCGACCGCCTGCTCGGCATCGGCCGCCGTCGCATCGCCTTCATCGGCGGCCCGCGCGACCTGCGCCAGGTGCGCGATCGCTACGAGGGCGCCCGTCGCGCCGTCGACGCCGTGGGGGGCGCGACCCTCGA
This window of the Microbacterium sp. AB genome carries:
- a CDS encoding xylulokinase; the encoded protein is MTVRILLGVDVGTTSLKAVATDGDGRLVREGAVRYPTATDADGGAEQDADVWWRALCEIAPRVVAGDEVVAVAVTSQAPTLVPVDADGAAVGPAFTWLDRRAQADAARVAAVAPGRNGADAFFGTAKLPWLARERPAIADAAHRVVSANGYIVARLGGAVVLDDTSASLMQGFDEESSSFPAALREAVAGLDLLPETVASSTVVGAVSASSAAATGITLGARVIAGAIDAVGSALEAGVLAPGGPLIEMTGFSSVSMLAVPSGTAVPGFIHARHCVPGTDLLIAAQVTAGATVDWVNALDPAHDLRDDPALATRSRPSRLTFATPLAGERTPTWNPRARGILDGIDLGTDGVELLLAALEGNALALAGDVVALGAHGYPVAEVLATGGGARSDLWLQIKADALGVPVHRAERGHGAAQGASYLAGAAAGEYRLDEVVAGGGIETTFHPDPDRHAAYRAKLAWADRIARLNAER
- the rhaI gene encoding L-rhamnose isomerase; this translates as MTTSTSSVVLDDELLRRLEKQAIELPSWAFGNSGTRFKVFSTPGTPRDPFEKIADAAQVNRLTGLAPSVALHIPWDLVDDFDGLRAHAEDLGVSLGTVNSNTFQDDDYRFGALTHEDPKIRQKAVDHHFACIDVMDATGSRDLKIWLADGSNYPGQADLRGRQDRLNESLQKIYARLSDDQRLVLEYKFFEPAFYHTDVPDWGTSYAQVATLGDRALVCLDTGHHAPGTNIEFIVMQLLRLGRLGSFDFNSRFYADDDLIVGAADPFQLFRILFEVVRGGGYANPDVAFMLDQCHNVENKILGQIRSVLNVQEMTARALLVDQGSLRAAQVSGDVLAANAVFMDAFYTDVRPALAQWRETRGLPADPTAAYLSSGYQARIEAERVGGAPAGWGA
- a CDS encoding LacI family DNA-binding transcriptional regulator; the protein is MTVSVKDVAAAAGVSAGTVSNALNHPERVAEETVGRVRRAIRDLGYVRNDAARQLRAGSSRSIGLIVLDMRNPFYADVARGADGRAERDGLSVLVSDSARDRARERRLVDLFAEQRASGVIATPLTPDLEPFERLAARGVPVVLIDHDGVSDGLSIVSADDRKGGRLATDRLLGIGRRRIAFIGGPRDLRQVRDRYEGARRAVDAVGGATLERIDVDDLTVAHGRAAGEALLARPAAARPDAVFAANDLVAVGLLQALAMTGDVRVPGDIAIVGYDDIDFAASAVVPLTSVRQPAQELGATAVELLSRPPGEHVRFEPEVVVRGTA